From one Phycisphaerae bacterium genomic stretch:
- the rsmH gene encoding 16S rRNA (cytosine(1402)-N(4))-methyltransferase RsmH encodes MAGAQYEHQPVLVEHVLRLLEPRAGQIILDGTVGQGGHAVALLPHIMPGGRYLGLDLDEEVLSVARARLAEAPPGAVTLVQANFADFPAVLAQAGLNAVDHVFVDLGVNSAQLADATRGFSFDRDGPLDMRFDRQQELRALDLVNRLPERELADLFYENAQEGNSRRIAKRICQVRHEGRITTTLALARAVAAAQPGAGGAGRIHPATRVFQALRIAVNGELDNLRRFLGCVTPHVRPGGRLAVISFHSLEDGLVKQFMRSAKVAGTFEELTRRPVIADPAERERNPRSRSAKLRVGARLQDES; translated from the coding sequence GTGGCAGGTGCGCAGTACGAGCATCAACCCGTTCTCGTCGAGCACGTGTTGCGACTGCTGGAACCACGTGCTGGGCAGATCATCCTGGATGGCACCGTCGGGCAGGGGGGGCACGCGGTGGCCTTGTTGCCACACATCATGCCTGGCGGGCGCTACCTGGGCCTGGATCTGGATGAAGAGGTCTTGAGCGTGGCGCGGGCGCGCCTGGCGGAGGCACCGCCAGGCGCCGTCACGCTCGTGCAAGCCAATTTCGCGGACTTTCCGGCTGTGCTGGCGCAGGCGGGACTCAACGCGGTGGATCACGTGTTCGTGGACCTGGGAGTCAACTCGGCGCAGCTCGCAGACGCGACCCGCGGGTTCTCCTTCGACCGCGACGGCCCGCTCGACATGCGCTTTGACCGGCAACAGGAGCTGCGGGCCCTGGACCTGGTGAATCGCCTGCCGGAACGCGAGCTGGCCGACCTGTTCTACGAGAACGCGCAGGAAGGCAACAGCCGGCGGATCGCGAAGCGGATCTGTCAGGTCCGCCACGAGGGTCGCATCACGACGACGCTGGCGTTGGCGCGCGCCGTGGCCGCGGCGCAGCCCGGGGCCGGCGGCGCCGGCAGGATTCATCCGGCGACGCGGGTGTTTCAGGCCTTGCGCATCGCGGTGAACGGCGAGTTGGACAACCTGCGCCGTTTCCTGGGTTGCGTGACGCCCCATGTGCGGCCTGGCGGTCGCCTGGCGGTGATCAGCTTTCACAGCCTCGAGGACGGGCTGGTGAAGCAGTTCATGCGGTCCGCTAAGGTGGCCGGTACGTTCGAAGAGTTGACCCGGCGGCCGGTCATCGCCGACCCGGCCGAACGGGAGCGGAACCCGCGCAGCCGCAGCGCGAAGTTGCGTGTGGGTGCGCGATTGCAGGATGAGAGCTAG
- a CDS encoding UDP-N-acetylmuramoyl-tripeptide--D-alanyl-D-alanine ligase, giving the protein MIKLTLGEIVQAMGGRPWGELPTVSVGGVSTDSRTVAASDLFFAIRGQRFDGHDYAVPALKRGAVAAVIEAARAEAVAAELRAADLPLPRGAVLIEVDDTVAALGRLAAYHRQQMAAEVIAVVGSNGKTTTKAMIHHILSGRLRGRCSPKSFNNSIGVPLTLLSAEQGDEYLVVEIGTNAPGEVAALGAIAVPDMVVITCIGEEHLEGLGDLDGVAAEECSILNRMRAKGFAAVNIETPEIRRHLFVENLHLTTFGRHSEADVRLTELSYEAPWLRFKLNERFPFRLRLAGVHNATNAAGAVTIARRLGFDYAEAAVRLESFVAPPMRTEILEVAGVTLINDAYNANPQSAAAAIEVLQQMPCRGQRVAVFGEMRELGSRSADLHRRVAERLRESSVNRVLLVGAATGVMYDALSSGGLFGPRVERCSDVQDCVERLAGSVSAGDVVLLKASRAVELDRLVEPLRERLRGKAGA; this is encoded by the coding sequence GTGATCAAGCTCACGCTCGGAGAGATTGTGCAGGCGATGGGTGGGCGGCCGTGGGGCGAACTCCCGACGGTCAGCGTCGGCGGCGTATCGACGGACTCACGGACGGTGGCGGCGAGTGATCTGTTCTTTGCCATCCGCGGCCAGCGTTTCGACGGTCATGATTACGCCGTGCCGGCGCTGAAGCGCGGGGCGGTAGCGGCCGTGATCGAGGCGGCGCGGGCCGAGGCGGTGGCCGCGGAGCTGCGGGCGGCGGATCTTCCGCTGCCGCGTGGCGCGGTGCTGATCGAGGTGGACGACACCGTGGCGGCCCTCGGGCGCCTGGCGGCGTACCACCGCCAGCAGATGGCGGCGGAGGTGATCGCGGTCGTCGGCAGCAACGGGAAGACGACGACCAAGGCGATGATCCACCACATCCTGTCGGGGCGCCTGCGCGGCCGCTGCTCGCCGAAGAGCTTCAACAACTCGATCGGCGTGCCGCTGACGCTGCTGTCGGCGGAGCAGGGCGACGAGTACCTGGTCGTGGAGATCGGGACGAATGCGCCGGGCGAGGTGGCCGCGCTCGGGGCGATCGCCGTGCCCGACATGGTGGTCATCACCTGCATCGGCGAGGAGCACCTGGAGGGGCTGGGTGATCTCGACGGCGTGGCGGCGGAGGAATGCTCGATTCTGAACCGCATGCGCGCCAAGGGCTTCGCGGCGGTCAACATCGAGACGCCGGAAATCCGGCGGCACCTGTTCGTGGAGAACCTGCACCTGACCACGTTCGGCCGGCACTCGGAGGCCGACGTGCGGCTTACGGAGCTGAGCTACGAGGCGCCGTGGCTGCGGTTCAAGCTCAATGAGCGGTTCCCGTTCCGCCTGCGCCTGGCCGGGGTGCACAACGCCACCAACGCCGCCGGGGCGGTGACGATCGCGCGGCGGCTGGGCTTCGACTATGCGGAGGCGGCGGTGCGGCTGGAGTCGTTCGTCGCGCCGCCGATGCGGACCGAGATCCTGGAGGTGGCGGGGGTCACGCTGATCAACGATGCGTACAATGCGAATCCGCAGAGTGCGGCGGCGGCGATCGAGGTTCTCCAGCAGATGCCCTGTCGCGGGCAGCGGGTCGCGGTGTTCGGCGAGATGCGCGAGCTGGGCTCGCGCTCGGCGGACCTGCACCGCCGGGTGGCCGAGCGGCTGCGCGAGAGCAGTGTCAACCGTGTGTTGCTGGTGGGCGCCGCGACGGGCGTAATGTACGACGCGCTGTCGAGCGGTGGCCTGTTCGGCCCGCGCGTGGAGCGCTGCAGCGATGTGCAGGACTGTGTGGAGCGGCTGGCCGGCAGCGTCAGCGCCGGCGACGTGGTGCTGCTGAAGGCGTCGCGGGCGGTCGAGCTGGACCGGCTCGTGGAGCCCCTGCGCGAGCGGCTGCGCGGCAAGGCGGGCGCATAA
- a CDS encoding DNA-3-methyladenine glycosylase 2 family protein: MATGQQMETEVKPDGLDRAARRRRVALAAIRHLRRADPRLGRLIARIGPYTPIITPNPFTALIGSVVQQQVSMSAAAAIYTRLRGLCPGGRLTPAAVLRRDVPALRSVGLSRQKAEYVRNVAEAFATRTLTAAALRRMPDEEVIAATTRLKGIGRWTAEMLLIFCLERPDVWPVDDLGLRKAVRNFTGMQDVPKPAALQSLADPWRPYRSYATWYLWRSLEGPLMPGIAL; this comes from the coding sequence ATGGCGACCGGACAGCAGATGGAAACAGAAGTGAAGCCCGACGGCCTGGATCGCGCAGCGCGACGCCGCCGGGTCGCCCTCGCCGCCATCCGCCACCTGCGCCGCGCGGACCCACGACTGGGACGGCTCATCGCGCGGATCGGACCGTACACGCCGATCATCACGCCCAACCCGTTCACGGCGTTGATCGGGTCGGTCGTGCAGCAACAAGTCTCCATGAGCGCGGCGGCGGCGATCTACACGCGTCTGCGCGGTCTGTGTCCCGGCGGACGACTGACGCCGGCGGCGGTGCTGCGCCGCGACGTGCCCGCGCTGCGGTCGGTCGGCCTGTCGCGCCAGAAGGCGGAGTATGTGCGCAACGTCGCCGAGGCCTTTGCGACCCGTACGTTGACTGCTGCGGCCTTGCGCCGCATGCCGGACGAGGAAGTCATCGCGGCCACGACACGCTTGAAAGGCATCGGGCGCTGGACCGCGGAGATGCTGCTGATCTTCTGCCTCGAACGCCCCGACGTCTGGCCGGTGGACGATCTCGGGCTGCGCAAGGCGGTGCGCAATTTCACCGGGATGCAGGACGTGCCGAAGCCGGCCGCGCTGCAGTCGCTGGCTGACCCCTGGCGTCCGTATCGCAGCTATGCGACATGGTACTTGTGGCGCAGCCTCGAGGGCCCGCTGATGCCGGGCATCGCGCTGTAG
- a CDS encoding LysM peptidoglycan-binding domain-containing protein, producing MALNVKAALLICMGFIGGMSWVVQRVGAPMIDVPSPLAPTALAEAASGVAPETADADWRAARVGRLARRNMVDAELAANRVPGEAVALAPHAEIPVRVPPQPELPPLVYDSGVAVADAAELDAVPPAGEVVLIAGATPTEPIVTAAADPATEEAVAAAPPAGRVYRVAKGDTLTRIVRRECKSDDRRLLALLVDANPKLRARGGRIMAGEDLVLPDPAAVQRVLAGVDSTGVATAEAAGPGVTAEAPAKTGGERWYTIQRNDTLERIAQRYLKDGRRWREIAAMNRALDPHKIVPGTRIKLPPVIRLAQR from the coding sequence ATGGCCCTGAACGTCAAGGCAGCCCTGCTGATCTGCATGGGGTTCATTGGCGGCATGTCGTGGGTCGTGCAGCGCGTGGGGGCCCCGATGATCGACGTGCCCTCGCCGCTGGCGCCCACAGCCCTGGCGGAGGCCGCGTCGGGCGTTGCGCCCGAGACGGCGGACGCCGACTGGCGAGCGGCGCGCGTCGGCCGGTTGGCACGCCGCAACATGGTGGACGCCGAGCTTGCGGCGAACCGGGTGCCCGGAGAGGCGGTCGCGCTGGCACCGCACGCGGAGATCCCGGTCCGGGTCCCGCCGCAGCCGGAACTGCCTCCGCTCGTGTACGATTCGGGAGTGGCGGTGGCCGACGCCGCGGAGCTCGACGCGGTTCCCCCGGCCGGCGAGGTGGTGCTGATTGCCGGGGCGACGCCGACGGAGCCGATCGTAACGGCAGCGGCTGACCCGGCGACGGAAGAGGCCGTGGCGGCGGCGCCTCCGGCGGGGCGGGTGTACCGCGTCGCGAAGGGCGATACCCTGACTCGGATTGTGCGGCGGGAGTGCAAGTCGGATGACCGCCGGCTACTGGCGTTGCTGGTCGACGCGAACCCGAAGCTGCGGGCGCGCGGCGGCAGGATCATGGCCGGCGAGGACTTGGTGTTGCCAGACCCGGCGGCGGTGCAGCGCGTGCTGGCGGGCGTGGACTCGACCGGGGTCGCGACGGCTGAGGCGGCGGGGCCGGGGGTCACGGCCGAAGCGCCGGCCAAGACAGGCGGCGAGCGATGGTATACGATTCAGCGCAACGACACGCTGGAGCGCATTGCGCAGCGGTACCTGAAGGACGGTCGGCGGTGGCGTGAGATCGCGGCAATGAATCGTGCGCTGGATCCGCACAAGATTGTGCCCGGCACGCGGATCAAGCTGCCGCCAGTGATTCGCCTGGCGCAGAGATAA
- a CDS encoding penicillin-binding protein 2, with translation MFAVVALLLAGGGARLAYIEVTQGSELRTRAERQQQATRSIPARRGEILDTRGRVLAGTVRRPSVFVDPGLVRDARFAAYSVAPVLGMNSAELEGRLREWAANGTRFAWLKRGLTEDELAGFLTLVDARRLHAFDVQYEPQRVYPQGRVAPHVLGFVGLDLRTPEGGAPAFEDLCGREGIEAAYDHALSGVPGRRTLTVDVSRRAVRAPAETFRPAVDGATVVLTIDAYIQQVAQKVLGDTVARYGAEWGTAVVFDPQAGEVMAMATVPDYDPAAPLPADFARLRPAAQDEIRATWRNRAVTDSYEPGSVFKPFIASCALDEGVVHINEIFAINGPVHSFGRRTIRDTHPYGSLAVHEIISKSSNIGMGMIGARCGMERLHRYVRSFGFGDITGVGLPGEHTGLVQDFARWNPSFSPQSIPIGQEIAVTPIQIVTAFSVFCNGGILYRPRIVRGVIGADGETLEDDSRPVPLRRVLDERTAELFRKQALVETVTDGTAKVAKLDEYQVFGKTGTAQIARPGGHGYLPGKYVGSFVGGAPSDRPRLVVLVSIYKPSKEGYYGGVVSAPAVRDILAEALAYLQVPAELAADVGKGRTTTPGRQR, from the coding sequence TTGTTTGCAGTCGTCGCGCTGCTGCTGGCGGGTGGCGGGGCGCGGCTGGCGTACATCGAGGTGACGCAGGGGTCGGAGCTGCGGACGCGGGCGGAGCGGCAGCAGCAGGCGACGCGCTCGATCCCCGCGCGGCGCGGCGAAATCCTGGACACGCGCGGGCGGGTGCTGGCGGGGACGGTGCGGCGTCCGTCGGTCTTCGTGGATCCGGGCCTGGTGCGGGACGCGCGGTTCGCGGCGTACAGCGTCGCGCCAGTGCTCGGCATGAACAGCGCGGAACTGGAGGGACGGCTGCGCGAGTGGGCGGCGAACGGGACGCGGTTCGCGTGGCTCAAGCGCGGGTTGACGGAGGACGAACTCGCCGGCTTCCTGACGCTGGTCGACGCGCGACGCCTGCACGCGTTTGACGTGCAGTATGAGCCGCAGCGCGTGTATCCGCAGGGGCGCGTGGCGCCGCATGTTCTCGGTTTCGTGGGACTGGACTTGCGCACGCCGGAGGGTGGCGCGCCGGCGTTCGAGGATCTCTGCGGGCGCGAGGGGATCGAGGCGGCGTATGACCACGCGTTGAGCGGGGTTCCGGGTCGGCGGACGCTGACGGTCGACGTCAGCCGGCGAGCGGTGCGGGCGCCGGCGGAAACGTTCCGGCCGGCCGTGGACGGTGCGACAGTGGTGCTCACCATCGACGCGTACATCCAGCAGGTGGCGCAAAAAGTGCTCGGTGACACCGTCGCGCGCTACGGGGCGGAGTGGGGCACCGCGGTCGTTTTCGACCCGCAGGCCGGCGAAGTCATGGCCATGGCGACGGTCCCGGACTACGACCCGGCGGCGCCGCTGCCGGCGGATTTCGCGCGCCTGCGCCCCGCGGCCCAGGACGAGATTCGCGCGACGTGGCGCAACCGGGCGGTGACGGACTCGTACGAGCCGGGCAGCGTGTTCAAGCCGTTCATCGCTTCCTGCGCGCTCGACGAGGGCGTCGTCCACATCAATGAGATCTTCGCGATCAACGGTCCGGTGCACAGCTTCGGCCGGCGGACCATCCGCGACACGCACCCCTACGGCTCGCTGGCGGTCCACGAGATCATCAGCAAGTCGAGCAACATTGGCATGGGCATGATCGGGGCGCGGTGCGGCATGGAGCGCCTGCACCGGTACGTGCGTTCGTTCGGTTTCGGCGACATCACGGGGGTGGGTTTGCCCGGCGAGCACACCGGCCTGGTACAGGATTTCGCGCGCTGGAACCCCTCATTCTCGCCCCAGTCGATCCCCATCGGGCAGGAAATTGCCGTCACGCCGATCCAGATTGTGACGGCGTTCAGCGTTTTCTGTAACGGTGGCATCCTGTATCGGCCGCGCATCGTGCGTGGCGTGATCGGTGCGGACGGCGAGACGCTGGAGGATGATTCGCGGCCGGTGCCGCTGCGGCGCGTGCTCGATGAGCGGACAGCGGAGCTGTTCCGGAAGCAGGCCCTGGTGGAAACGGTCACGGATGGGACCGCGAAAGTTGCCAAGCTCGACGAGTACCAGGTCTTCGGCAAGACCGGCACCGCGCAGATCGCCCGACCGGGGGGCCACGGCTATCTGCCCGGCAAGTACGTGGGGTCGTTCGTCGGCGGCGCGCCGTCGGATCGTCCGCGTCTGGTCGTATTGGTGTCGATTTACAAGCCGTCCAAAGAGGGTTATTACGGCGGTGTGGTGTCCGCGCCGGCGGTTCGCGATATCCTCGCCGAGGCGCTGGCGTATCTGCAGGTGCCGGCGGAACTAGCGGCCGACGTTGGGAAAGGGCGCACGACAACTCCGGGCCGGCAGCGCTGA
- a CDS encoding phospho-N-acetylmuramoyl-pentapeptide-transferase has product MLYHFFYWLTSGASYAYKPAWFRATLAVVVAFLIVWALGPRVIRTLVRLKIGDRPEFDHQALNEAMRNKANTPTMGGVLISVAIAITVLLLADLTNFYIMMGLFCLVWLSVLGGVDDWLKLTVTRRSGTRDGLRLWEKLVFQVALGVLLALFIYRYGETNLREARWGEDLAAHASAYYNVLILPFTKQTLTLSAWAFVPITIIVIAGTSNAVNLTDGMDGLASGCMALTAFAFTVFTVVVGSYEQACALLFPHVRGAAELAVLCGAMVGACLGFLWYNAYPAQVFMGDTGSLPLGGLMGYVAIVTRLELMLFIVGGVFVIEAASVIIQVGYYKATHGKRVFRCSPLHHHYHLGGLNETQVVMRFWLLAALFTAFALLTIKLR; this is encoded by the coding sequence ATGCTTTATCACTTCTTCTACTGGCTCACGAGCGGCGCTTCGTACGCCTACAAGCCGGCCTGGTTCCGCGCCACGCTCGCGGTGGTCGTGGCGTTCCTGATCGTGTGGGCACTGGGGCCGCGGGTGATTCGCACGCTCGTGCGCCTGAAGATCGGCGATCGGCCGGAGTTCGACCACCAGGCGCTCAACGAGGCCATGCGCAACAAGGCCAACACGCCGACGATGGGGGGCGTGCTGATTTCGGTCGCGATCGCCATCACCGTCCTGCTGCTCGCCGACCTGACCAACTTCTACATCATGATGGGGCTGTTCTGCCTGGTCTGGCTGTCCGTGCTGGGCGGCGTGGACGACTGGCTGAAGCTGACGGTCACGCGACGGTCGGGCACGCGCGACGGGCTGCGGCTGTGGGAGAAGCTGGTTTTCCAGGTCGCGCTCGGCGTGCTGCTGGCGTTGTTCATCTACCGGTACGGCGAGACGAACCTGCGCGAGGCCCGCTGGGGGGAGGACCTGGCCGCGCACGCCAGCGCGTACTACAACGTGCTCATCCTGCCGTTCACCAAGCAGACGCTCACCCTGTCCGCCTGGGCTTTCGTGCCCATCACGATCATCGTGATCGCCGGCACGTCCAACGCCGTCAACCTGACCGATGGCATGGACGGGCTGGCGAGCGGCTGCATGGCGCTGACGGCGTTTGCCTTCACCGTGTTCACCGTGGTCGTGGGCAGTTACGAACAGGCGTGCGCGCTGCTGTTCCCGCATGTTCGGGGCGCGGCGGAGCTGGCCGTGCTGTGCGGGGCGATGGTCGGTGCGTGCCTGGGTTTCCTGTGGTACAACGCGTACCCGGCGCAGGTGTTCATGGGCGACACCGGCTCGCTGCCGCTGGGCGGGCTGATGGGCTACGTCGCGATCGTGACGCGGCTCGAGCTGATGCTGTTCATCGTCGGCGGCGTGTTCGTGATCGAAGCCGCGTCGGTGATCATCCAGGTGGGTTACTACAAGGCGACGCACGGCAAGCGCGTCTTCCGCTGCTCGCCGCTGCACCACCACTATCATCTGGGTGGACTCAACGAGACGCAGGTGGTGATGCGTTTCTGGCTGCTGGCGGCACTGTTCACGGCCTTCGCCCTGCTGACGATCAAGCTGAGATAG
- a CDS encoding UDP-N-acetylmuramoyl-L-alanyl-D-glutamate--2,6-diaminopimelate ligase produces the protein MIQAEKEIGGRTVGELLEGLAPSGLPAGWAQRTVTGILDDSRRVQPGALFVALRGTHADGRRFVSDAVQRGAIVVLGEELEPSDRALIVNVADARAALTTLALRWHGLGGDGCRGLKLAGVTGTNGKSTTAFMARAILQAAGLKCGMFGTVHYDLCGRSVAAPMTTPGPLELAAHLRECADNGAHAIVMEVSSHALDQKRTEGLRFAAAAFTNLTGDHLDYHGTLDNYAAAKARLFAGLDAGASAVVNRDDPHHEVMLRDCRARVITYALEHDADLTAQILRSTSQGTYYRLRIAGRELALENALVGRHNVYNALTAAGLAHALGVTPDQIAAGLRAVRNVPGRLQRVPCEGPADVFVDYAHSDDALRNVLSVLRPLTQNRLIVVFGCGGDRDRTKRPRMAAAVGAFADAILVTSDNPRSEDPRAIIDEVLPGFTAEARRRVVVEPDRALAIRAAVAAAAAGDVLLIAGKGHEDYQIIGDRRIHFDDVEVAIQAAAELRREST, from the coding sequence ATGATCCAGGCCGAGAAGGAGATCGGCGGGCGGACGGTTGGGGAGCTGCTGGAGGGACTGGCGCCCAGTGGGCTGCCGGCCGGGTGGGCGCAACGGACCGTGACCGGCATTCTCGATGATTCCCGGCGCGTGCAGCCGGGGGCGTTGTTCGTCGCGCTGCGCGGCACACACGCCGATGGCCGGCGCTTCGTGAGCGATGCGGTGCAGCGCGGCGCGATCGTGGTCCTTGGTGAGGAGCTGGAGCCCTCAGATCGCGCGCTGATCGTCAATGTGGCCGATGCCCGCGCGGCGCTGACCACGCTGGCCCTGCGCTGGCATGGCCTGGGCGGGGACGGTTGCCGCGGGTTGAAACTCGCCGGCGTGACGGGGACGAACGGCAAAAGTACGACGGCTTTCATGGCGCGCGCGATTCTGCAAGCGGCTGGCCTGAAGTGCGGCATGTTCGGCACGGTGCACTACGACCTGTGCGGCCGGAGCGTGGCGGCGCCGATGACCACGCCCGGGCCGCTCGAGCTGGCGGCCCACCTGCGCGAGTGCGCCGACAACGGCGCGCACGCGATCGTCATGGAGGTCTCGAGCCACGCGCTCGACCAGAAGCGGACCGAGGGGCTGCGGTTTGCGGCGGCGGCGTTCACGAACCTGACCGGTGACCACCTGGACTACCACGGCACGCTCGACAATTATGCGGCGGCGAAAGCGCGGCTGTTCGCCGGGCTGGACGCCGGGGCCAGCGCCGTCGTGAATCGCGACGATCCACACCACGAGGTCATGCTGCGCGACTGCCGGGCGCGCGTGATCACCTATGCCCTGGAGCATGACGCGGACCTGACGGCCCAGATCTTGCGCAGCACCAGCCAGGGGACGTATTACCGCCTGCGGATCGCCGGACGCGAACTGGCGCTGGAAAACGCACTTGTCGGGCGGCACAACGTGTACAACGCCCTGACGGCCGCGGGGCTGGCGCACGCGCTGGGCGTCACGCCGGACCAGATCGCGGCGGGCCTCCGGGCGGTCCGCAACGTCCCGGGCCGGCTGCAGCGCGTGCCATGTGAAGGCCCGGCGGATGTCTTCGTGGACTACGCGCACAGCGACGATGCGCTGCGCAACGTCCTGAGCGTGCTGAGGCCGCTGACGCAGAACCGGCTGATCGTAGTCTTTGGCTGCGGCGGCGACCGCGACCGGACGAAGCGGCCGCGCATGGCGGCGGCGGTGGGGGCCTTCGCCGATGCGATTCTGGTCACGAGCGACAATCCGCGTAGCGAGGATCCGCGGGCGATCATCGACGAAGTCTTGCCGGGCTTCACGGCGGAAGCGCGGCGGCGGGTCGTGGTCGAGCCGGACCGGGCGCTGGCGATTCGGGCGGCCGTGGCGGCCGCGGCGGCGGGCGATGTGCTGCTCATCGCCGGCAAGGGCCACGAGGACTACCAGATCATCGGCGACCGCCGGATTCATTTCGACGACGTGGAAGTCGCGATCCAGGCGGCGGCGGAATTGCGGCGGGAGTCGACGTAG
- a CDS encoding PIN/TRAM domain-containing protein — protein sequence MVIWVLRAVFVVLIWAVALLAAGKGTSSLGTQTPWWMIGTLAIAIVLIAVDAFLPRKSLAALSGAFLGLVVGMVFAYGLGLILDLAIEVYFRELENDPLVGSVKLMLGIICCYLTISFILQTKDDVRFVIPYVEFARQTRGTRPLILDTSVIIDGRIADICDTRIIDSPLFIPRFVLQELQAIADSADKLKRNRGRRGLDMLNKLQTNDKIEIRISDTRLPSIEEAGDVDQKLVALAKKVDGRVVTNDYNLNKIAQIRGVDVININDLANALKPVVMPGETMTVRIIKPGEEMGQGVGYLEDGTMVVAENARDKINEEVTLTVTSVLQTSAGRMIFGRPEGMPPPPRRPRPRQ from the coding sequence ATGGTGATTTGGGTTCTGCGCGCGGTATTTGTCGTCCTGATCTGGGCCGTCGCGCTGCTGGCGGCCGGCAAGGGCACGTCCAGCCTCGGCACGCAGACGCCGTGGTGGATGATCGGGACCCTCGCCATCGCGATCGTGCTGATCGCCGTCGACGCGTTTCTGCCGCGGAAGTCGTTGGCGGCGCTGTCGGGGGCGTTCCTGGGGCTGGTCGTGGGCATGGTGTTCGCGTACGGGCTGGGACTGATCCTGGACCTGGCGATCGAGGTCTATTTCCGCGAGCTGGAGAACGATCCGCTGGTGGGCAGCGTGAAGCTCATGCTCGGGATCATCTGCTGCTACCTGACGATCAGCTTCATCCTGCAGACGAAGGATGACGTGCGATTTGTGATTCCGTACGTGGAGTTCGCGCGGCAGACGCGCGGCACGCGGCCGCTGATCCTCGACACGTCGGTGATCATCGACGGCCGCATCGCGGACATCTGCGACACGCGGATCATCGACTCGCCGCTGTTCATCCCTCGGTTCGTGCTGCAGGAACTCCAGGCCATCGCCGACAGCGCGGACAAGCTGAAACGCAATCGCGGCCGCCGCGGGCTGGACATGCTCAACAAGCTGCAGACCAACGACAAGATCGAGATTCGGATCTCCGACACGCGGCTGCCCAGCATCGAGGAGGCCGGCGACGTCGACCAGAAGCTGGTTGCGCTGGCCAAGAAGGTTGATGGCCGCGTGGTGACGAACGACTACAACCTCAACAAGATCGCCCAGATCCGCGGCGTGGACGTGATCAACATCAACGATCTCGCCAACGCGCTCAAGCCCGTCGTCATGCCGGGCGAGACGATGACCGTGCGGATCATCAAGCCGGGCGAGGAAATGGGGCAGGGCGTCGGCTACCTCGAAGACGGCACGATGGTCGTGGCGGAAAACGCGCGCGACAAGATCAACGAGGAGGTCACGCTGACCGTGACCAGCGTGCTGCAGACCTCCGCCGGGCGCATGATATTCGGACGTCCCGAGGGCATGCCGCCACCGCCGCGACGGCCTCGGCCACGCCAGTGA